Genomic DNA from Psychrobacillus sp. FSL K6-2836:
GCTTTAATAATCGGTGACACAGCTGCAATCGCAGCTGCCCCGCATACACCAGTACCAATACCTAGCATTAGTACGAGGGAGGATTCTGCTTTTAGCAATTTTCCGATCCATACTGTCAATAGAATTGCAAAGGCAATGACAACTATATCTCGTGCTAGCAGCCCCAGTCCTTGATGAAGCACAACGTCAATATTTAACTTCAGTCCGTATAAAATTATCGCAAACCGTAAAAAACGTTTGGTGGAAAATTGGATTCCCGCACGGATCTTTTCTGGGTAATTAAAAAAGTGTCGATAAATGACCGCAATCACGATCGCACAGGCAAGAGGTCCGACACGATCAAAGCCTGGCACTTTCGCTAATAAGAAACCGATTGCGGCAATTGCAATGGTAAAGGTAATACCTCCAAGCCATAAACCAGCGGAAGGCTTTTGTTTAGGCTTTTGTTGCTGCTGTCCTTCATGTTCATTTAAAGATAATACATTTGCATTTTGATCTTCCATTCCTTCACCTCAGTTCACTTTCTACATTTAGCATACTCGCAGTTCGTGCATCAGGAAAATAAAGATATATAATGTAGATGATAACTAAATGGTTATACAAGCGCTAAATTTCAAAAAGGGGAGAAAATAATGGAACAACATTTAGAAGTGTTTGTAAAAGTTGTGGAAAAAGAAAACTTTTCTAAAGCAGCAGGGGAACTGCATATGACCCAGCCAGCAGTTAGCCAATATATCAGAACCTTAGAGGAATCTATTGGCACAAGGCTGCTGGAACGGAGTAATAAATATGTGCGTCTTAATAAGGCTGGGGAGATTGTCTACCACCATGCAAAAGAAATCATTGCTCTTCATACAAAAATGCAGACATTAGTAGATGACCTAACAAATAAAGCAAGTGGACCGATTACGATTGGTGCGAGCTATACGTTTGGTGAGTATATCCTTCCTCATATTATTTCCAAAATGCAGGAGAAACACCCCCTTATTAATCCATCCATTAGCATACAAAATACAAAGAAAATCATTGAACTTGTAAAATCACATCAATTGGATATCGGCATCATAGAAGGATTTTACAAACAAGAAATTCTAAATGCTGAAGTAGTTTCCACAGATAGGATGGTTATTGTTGCTGCACCACGTCTTCTGATTAAAAAAGGGGAAATAAGAATATCAGATTTGGAGGAAGAAACATGGATCCTAAGGGAAGAGGGTTCCGGGACAAGGGAGGCTGCTGATAATTTATTTCGGATGTATGATTTCACCCCAAAGAAAATTATGGAATTCGGCAGTACGCAGCTGATAAAGGAATCGGTTGAAGCAGGGCTGGGTATAAGTTTGTTATCTAGCTGGGCAATCAAAAAGGAGCTCAGGAACGGCTACATAGGAATTATTAACGTAAAAGGACTGCCCTTTAAACGAAACTTCTCCATCCTAACCCATACCACCTATCAAACAAAAGCATTAAAAACGTTCATTGACATACTAAGAGAATACTTGGCTGATCAAAAAAAACATACTTTTAAAGCCTAGTTTAGTTTAAGGTGGACGCTTTCTGTGGGCACAGCTTCAATCTCCTCGGTCCAAAAGGATGTTGGTCACGAAGATGTTGCGATCGTTTGTGGCGCTTTTAGCCTTTGTTCCTTGTAAATGTTCTTGTAGGGCTTTCAGCTATTTCCTCTGGAGTCGCCGCCTTAGACTTCAATCATTAAAGAGAGTTGTACTCAATTATAAGATTTTACAAAGCTTTTTGTTGTTATAAAAAAAATTGTAAAAGTTAAAGTAGTATAAACCATTCCGTCTATGCTGTTGAATTAGGGGAGCGATTTTTTAGTATTTCTGCTCAAATTTCGCGCATTATTATTGGATGAAGTATTGAAAATCTAGATTTACTTTATGTAGTGGAAATACAGAGAAGTAGTTATTGTTTACCAAATAAGGAGGGAAGGGGGCAACCGAAATTACTTCTTCGGGCGCAAATATATGAGTAGGAAAGAATCACTTCTCTAATTATCCAAAAACGCACTAACCTATTTCCAAAAGGTGTAGGAGGGCGACGCTTAGGTAAATGCAGCAAGATTACCGAGAAAAGAGAGGGGGATCGTGAACATTAGTCACGACCACCCTCTCTAAAAAATCAAGCGGTAATTTTATAGCTTTAAGTCTGTTGGAAGTCTACCGAAAAGAATAGAAATAGTTTTTTGCTTTAAATGACACTTACGCTTTTTTATATGCATAAGATAATTCGTCTCTAGTGGAATCCAGTTCTACGTACAGATCATGTCCATCAAAATACCATTCATCTGTTTCTTCTATAAAAAATAGGATATCGTCTTTTTTATAGGTCACAGTAGGCTCAAAGGGTGTGTCCTTTGTAACTCCTAAGGAAAAGCCTTCATGTAGAGGGCTCGACCCGCCATAACGGGCAAAAAAACGAATTGTATCACCTTTTACTGCTTCCATTTCCTTATGAAACCAATTCAATGCATCGGATGAAATAATTATTTTCATACGTACCACCATACTTTCATTAGATTATATCCAAGTTACTTTTGGTTCGGTACCAGCTTTAATGCGTTTAATATTTGCTCGGTGACGATAAAATATAAATACTGCCAGTAGCAGCAAAATAATTATAAGAGGCCAATCCTTATCTACAGTAAAGTAATAGATGACACTATAAATGATAGCAATAATCGCTAAAATCATAGATGTTAGGGACACCATCTTCGTCAATTTCAAGACGATAAAAAATCCAATAATTAAGATAACAAAAATCGGCCAATTATATCCTAGTAAAAGACCACCTGAGGTTGCTACAGCCTTTCCACCTTTAAATCTTGCAAAGATCGGGAACATATGACCGACCACTGCCATAATTCCTAAAATTAGCGGATGAATATTTGCTGATTCGAATATGGCCAAAGAACCTAAAAGAGTTGCAGCGGTCCCTTTAAGAATATCCATTATTGTGACAACTAAGCCAGCCTTTTTCCCGAGTGTTCTAAATGTGTTTGTCCCACCTAAGTTACCACTACCATGCTCTCGTATATCTATATTATAAAATAGTTTGCCAACCCATAGTCCGGATGGAAGGGAACCAATAAGATAAGCGAGTAAGAGTAAAAGAATTATGATCATAGAATACCCCTTTAATATAAATCTAATATTATCTTTAACAATTTTAAGTGTACCATGTACATTTGTAAGTATTCAATGCCCTAGATGGAAAGGTTTTTCAAATCTTTTATTAAGTCATGATACAATTGAAGAGATAAAGTGAAACTTCAATGAGTGGGCATTCTCTTCATCCCACTCATTGAAAAATGAACTCAGGCAAATTACGCCGCATCGTGCGGCAAAGCCTGAGTGTCCAACATTCTGTTGGCTCGAACAAGTCGGGCTTATAGTGGCAGTTAACTCCCACTAATGCTTTGTCACTTGGGTCAAGCCTTGAAGTAGGAGCATACTGCCCGTTAATGCGGGGTAAAAGAACGAAACATACATAAAACCAAATAAATTAGTATTATTAGGTTATAATCATTGGTAGCCGAACTAATCTCAGTTTAAGAGGCTGTAAATTCCCGTTTGGTGGTCAACAGGATGTTAATCACCCAAGAGTTGCCGCACGATGCGGCATTAGGGTCTGAGTTCAATTTCTTTATAAATAGGGGATGTAGAGCCCCACTGGAAGTTTCACTTTATCAAAAGTAGAGTAGATGGAGTAGCCAATGCGTTACTCCAGTTTTTTATTCCTTAATCTCTATTAGTCAAGAAGGAATAGTGTAAAGAAATATAGAATGCATTAAAAGGGAGTTTGCATTCTAATTAATCTTTCCTTACAATTAAATTCTGATATTAACTACTGAAAAAATTGACATAATGAATATCCATTTGTACGCTTAAGAAAGAATAAAGAACAGATGTTTTGTTTTGGAGGGAACGTATTTGAGTAAAGTTGGAACAGTAAATAGCTATAGTGATGATGATATTCAGGTCTTAGAAGGCTTAGAAGCCGTTCGTAAAAGACCGGGTATGTATATTGGTTCTACAGATGCAAGAGGATTGCATCATTTAGTATATGAGATCGTAGATAATGCAGTAGATGAAAGCCTTGCCGGTTTTGGGAATCATATCATCGTAACAATTCATGAAGATCAAAGTATTACAGTACGTGATTTTGGCCGCGGAATGCCTACTGGTACACATAAAACAGGTATACCGACCGCAGAAGTAATTTTTACTGTTTTACATGCCGGTGGGAAATTCGGGCAAGGTGGATATAAAACAAGTGGTGGACTCCATGGTGTAGGGGCTTCAGTTGTAAATGCACTTTCTACTTACGTAGATGTAGAAATACATCGAGAGGGTAAAAAGTTCCATCAACGATTTGAAAATGGCGGTAAAGTTGTTCAGTCACTAAAACAAGTTGGAACAACGAAAGAAACTGGGACATCTGTTCGTTTCTTACCAGATGACACGATATTTTCTGCGTCCAAATACAATTACGAAACATTATGTGAAAGATTAAGGGAATCTGCTTTTCTATTAAAAGGATTAAAAATCGAATTAATAGATGAGCGCACAGAAGCACATGACGTATTCTTTTATGAAACGGGTATAGAAGCTTTCGTTTCCTATTTGAACGAAGAAAAAGATGTCTTGCACCCTGTATTTTACATGGAGGGCATACAAGATGAAATTGAAGTAGAATTTGCCTTTCAGTTCAATGATGGATATTCGGAAACCATTTTATCATTTGTAAATAATGTTCGTACTCGTGATGGTGGAACGCATGAAACAGGAGCAAAAGCTGCTTTAACTAGAGTTTTTAATGAATATGCTCGTAAAACTAACCTATTAAAAGAAAAAGCGAAAAACCTAGAAGGCTCTGATATTCGAGAAGGTATATCTGCTATCATATCTATTCGTATTCCAGAGAATATACTACAATTCGAAGGACAGACAAAAGGAAAACTTGGTACTAGTGAAGCTAGAAGTGCTGTAGATTCCGTAATTTCCGAGAAATTACAATATATCTTAGAAGAAAATTCAGAGTTAGCCTCTTCGCTAATACGAAAAGCAGTTCGTGCGCAGCAAGCCCGAGAAGCTGCTAGAAAGGCCCGAGAAGATGCTCGTAACGGTAAAAAACGGAAGCCTTCTGAATTATTATCTGGTAAGTTAACACCTGCCCAATCAAGAAACGCTGCGAAAAATGAACTTTATTTAGTAGAGGGAGACTCTGCTGGAGGATCTGCAAAACAAGGTCGAGATCGTACATTCCAAGCCATTCTTCCCCTGCGTGGTAAAGTTATAAATACAGAAAAAGCAAACTTGGCTGATATTATGAAAAATGTTGAGATTGCTACAATCATTCATGCCATTGGTGGTGGCGTAGGAGCAGAATTCCAAATTGAAGATATCGCATACGACAAAATCGTCATTATGACAGATGCTGATACCGATGGTGCACATATCCAAGTACTTTTACTAACATTCTTCTACCGCTATATGAAACCGTTAATTGAAAATGGCAATATATATATTGCCCTACCTCCACTTTATAAAATTTATAAAGGTGTAGGTAAAAAAGAAGTTTCTGAATATGCATGGACAGAAAAAGAATTAGAAGCCGCTTCCGGACGGATTGGAAAAGGCTACATACTTCAACGTTATAAAGGTCTTGGGGAGATGAACGCTGACCAATTATGGGACACTACGATGAATCCTGATACTAGAACACTTATTCGAGTGACAATTGAAGATGGTGCACGTGCAGAAAGACATGTGACCACTCTTATGGGAGACAAAGTAGAACCGCGCCGTAAATGGATTGAAGCTAATGTCAACTTCAGCTTAGAAGATGATTCAAATATATTAGAAAATGACAGAATACACACGGAGGATGAATTAGCATGACACAAACCGAACGTTATCAAAATTTGCCATTAGAAGAGGTGATCGGTGATCGGTTTGGTCGTTATAGCAAATACATCATTCAAGATCGTGCACTACCTGATGCCAGAGATGGTCTTAAACCCGTTCAACGCCGCATTCTATTTGCGATGTTCCAAGAAGGTAATACAAATGATAAACCATTCCGAAAATCGGCTAAAACAGTTGGGAATGTAATTGGGAACTATCATCCACATGGTGATAGTTCCGTTTATGAAGCAATGGTTCGTATGAGTCAAGACTGGAAGCTGCGCCATATGACAGTAGAGATGCATGGTAATAATGGTTCTGTAGATGGAGATCCACCGGCTGCGATGCGTTATACGGAAGCTAGACTGTCAGCTATTTCTCATGAACTACTACGCGATATCAATAAAAACACAGTTGACTATATTCCAAACTTCGATGATTCTGATTCAGAACCGGTAGTATTACCAGCTAGGTTCCCAAATTTAATCGTAAATGGATCTACAGGTATATCGGCTGGTTATGCGACAGATATTCCCCCACATGCACTACATGAAGCTCTTGATGCTGTACTGATGAGAATTGAAAATCCTGCTGCAACTGTGGATGAGTTAATGACTGTTATTAAAGGTCCCGATTTCCCAACAGGTGGGATAATTCAAGGTGTAGAAGGCATAAAAAAAGCATACGAAACAGGAAAAGGGAAAATTGTCGTTCGTTCCAAAACGGAAATTGAAACGATAAAAGGTGGTAAGCAACAAATTGTTATTACCGAGATTCCTTTTGAAGTGAACAAAGCAAATCTAGTAAAGAAAATTGATGAACAAAGACATGATAGACGTCTAGAAGGAATTGCGGAAGTCCGCGACGAATCCGACCGTACTGGGTTACGCATAGTCATAGAAATGAAAAAAGAAGTGGATGCACATGGTATTCTTCAATATTTATTAAAAAATACTGATTTACAAGTGACTTACAATTTCAATATGATTGCTATTCATAATCGTAGACCAACGATGATGACTCTACCGCTTCTTTTGGATTCATACATTGGTCACCAAAAAGAAGTTGTCACTCGCAGAACAGTTTATGATTTGAAAAAAGCTCAGGACCGATTACATATTGTAGCTGGTCTGATGAAAGCACTATCTATTCTTGATGAAGTCATCAAAGCAATCAGAGCTTCCAAGGATAAAAGGGATGCCAAGAATAACTTAATTTCATTATTCGATTTTTCAGAAGCACAAGCCGAGGCAATTGTTTCCTTACAACTATATCGATTAAC
This window encodes:
- a CDS encoding LysR family transcriptional regulator — encoded protein: MEQHLEVFVKVVEKENFSKAAGELHMTQPAVSQYIRTLEESIGTRLLERSNKYVRLNKAGEIVYHHAKEIIALHTKMQTLVDDLTNKASGPITIGASYTFGEYILPHIISKMQEKHPLINPSISIQNTKKIIELVKSHQLDIGIIEGFYKQEILNAEVVSTDRMVIVAAPRLLIKKGEIRISDLEEETWILREEGSGTREAADNLFRMYDFTPKKIMEFGSTQLIKESVEAGLGISLLSSWAIKKELRNGYIGIINVKGLPFKRNFSILTHTTYQTKALKTFIDILREYLADQKKHTFKA
- a CDS encoding HesB/YadR/YfhF family protein; the protein is MKIIISSDALNWFHKEMEAVKGDTIRFFARYGGSSPLHEGFSLGVTKDTPFEPTVTYKKDDILFFIEETDEWYFDGHDLYVELDSTRDELSYAYKKA
- the plsY gene encoding glycerol-3-phosphate 1-O-acyltransferase PlsY, whose protein sequence is MIIILLLLLAYLIGSLPSGLWVGKLFYNIDIREHGSGNLGGTNTFRTLGKKAGLVVTIMDILKGTAATLLGSLAIFESANIHPLILGIMAVVGHMFPIFARFKGGKAVATSGGLLLGYNWPIFVILIIGFFIVLKLTKMVSLTSMILAIIAIIYSVIYYFTVDKDWPLIIILLLLAVFIFYRHRANIKRIKAGTEPKVTWI
- the parE gene encoding DNA topoisomerase IV subunit B is translated as MSKVGTVNSYSDDDIQVLEGLEAVRKRPGMYIGSTDARGLHHLVYEIVDNAVDESLAGFGNHIIVTIHEDQSITVRDFGRGMPTGTHKTGIPTAEVIFTVLHAGGKFGQGGYKTSGGLHGVGASVVNALSTYVDVEIHREGKKFHQRFENGGKVVQSLKQVGTTKETGTSVRFLPDDTIFSASKYNYETLCERLRESAFLLKGLKIELIDERTEAHDVFFYETGIEAFVSYLNEEKDVLHPVFYMEGIQDEIEVEFAFQFNDGYSETILSFVNNVRTRDGGTHETGAKAALTRVFNEYARKTNLLKEKAKNLEGSDIREGISAIISIRIPENILQFEGQTKGKLGTSEARSAVDSVISEKLQYILEENSELASSLIRKAVRAQQAREAARKAREDARNGKKRKPSELLSGKLTPAQSRNAAKNELYLVEGDSAGGSAKQGRDRTFQAILPLRGKVINTEKANLADIMKNVEIATIIHAIGGGVGAEFQIEDIAYDKIVIMTDADTDGAHIQVLLLTFFYRYMKPLIENGNIYIALPPLYKIYKGVGKKEVSEYAWTEKELEAASGRIGKGYILQRYKGLGEMNADQLWDTTMNPDTRTLIRVTIEDGARAERHVTTLMGDKVEPRRKWIEANVNFSLEDDSNILENDRIHTEDELA
- the parC gene encoding DNA topoisomerase IV subunit A, with the translated sequence MTQTERYQNLPLEEVIGDRFGRYSKYIIQDRALPDARDGLKPVQRRILFAMFQEGNTNDKPFRKSAKTVGNVIGNYHPHGDSSVYEAMVRMSQDWKLRHMTVEMHGNNGSVDGDPPAAMRYTEARLSAISHELLRDINKNTVDYIPNFDDSDSEPVVLPARFPNLIVNGSTGISAGYATDIPPHALHEALDAVLMRIENPAATVDELMTVIKGPDFPTGGIIQGVEGIKKAYETGKGKIVVRSKTEIETIKGGKQQIVITEIPFEVNKANLVKKIDEQRHDRRLEGIAEVRDESDRTGLRIVIEMKKEVDAHGILQYLLKNTDLQVTYNFNMIAIHNRRPTMMTLPLLLDSYIGHQKEVVTRRTVYDLKKAQDRLHIVAGLMKALSILDEVIKAIRASKDKRDAKNNLISLFDFSEAQAEAIVSLQLYRLTNTDITELQNEEETLNKLVKELENILAKESALLRVIKKELLTVRKQFAEPRKSIIEDEIEEIKVTLDVLIPSEEVYVTVTKDGYIKRTSTRSYTASNGQDFAIKDSDYLLYKAPINMQSHLLLFTSKGNYIYQPVHELPDIRWKDLGQHISSIVPLDSQERIIQVMGIDSFDQDLSVLTATKDGQIKRSLLSDYVVQRYARPIKTINLKNTDELIMAELVAPSDDVLITTYASYSVRFSLDEVPITGVKTGGVKAINLKEEDFVVSVQPISQESNKDIMLITHRGAIKKMVISEIEAGVRAKRGVVTLRELKTNPHRVFDVLLVQKNDQLIIETEKGQETIQVNAFRPSDRYSNGSFVIDTEKDGPIVRVWKQPKEEN